A DNA window from Loxodonta africana isolate mLoxAfr1 chromosome 7, mLoxAfr1.hap2, whole genome shotgun sequence contains the following coding sequences:
- the LOC100668510 gene encoding olfactory receptor 5D18-like, which produces MLLSDSNKSGVPFALLGFSDYPELKIPLFVVFLAIYSVTVVGNIGMIVIIKINPRLHIPMYFFLSHLSFVDFCSSSIIAPKILENLVVEDRAISFLGCVVQLFLFGTFVVTESFLLAVMAYDRFVAICNPLLYTVAMSQRLCAMLVGESYAWGVGCSLTLTCSALKLSFHGSNIINHFFCEFSSLLSLSCSNTYLNELLLFIIATFNEVSVLLIILTSYVFIVVTILKMSSASGHRKVFSTCASHLTAITIFHGTILFLYCVPNSKNSRHNFKVASVFYTVVIPMLNPLIYSLRNKDVKNTVSKKKDIKFFFQ; this is translated from the coding sequence aTGTTATTGTCAGACAGTAATAAAAGTGGTGTCCCATTTGCTCTTTTGGGCTTCTCAGATTACCCAGAACTGAAGATTCCCCTCTTCGTGGTATTTCTGGCCATCTACAGTGTCACCGTTGTAGGGAATATTGGGATGATTGTAATCATCAAAATTAACCCCAGACTGCACatccccatgtactttttcctcagccacctctcaTTTGTGGATTTCTGCTCTTCCTCCATCATTGCTCCCAAGATTCTGGAGAATCTAGTTGTAGAAGACAGAGCCATTTCATTTTTAGGATGTGTAGTGCAATTATTTCTCTTTGGTACCTTTGTGGTGACTGAATCATTTTTATTAGctgtaatggcctatgaccgctttgtggccatttgcaaccctctgctctacacagttgCCATGTCCCAGAGACTCTGTGCTATGCTGGTGGGGGAATCATATGCATGGGGAGTAGGGTGTTCCTTGACACTCACATGCTCTGCTTTGAAATTATCTTTTCATGGTTCCAACATAATCAATCACTTCTTCTGCgagttctcctcacttctttccctttcttgctcTAATACTTACCTCAATGAGTTGTTGCTTTTTATCATTGCAACTTTTAATGAGGTGAGTGTATTACTTATCATTCTCACCTCTTATGTGTTTATtgttgtcaccatcttgaaaatgAGTTCAGCCAGTGGTCATCGTAAGGTGTTCTCTACCTGTGCCTCTCATCTGACTGCTATCACCatcttccatggcaccatcctGTTCCTCTACTGTGTGCCCAACTCCAAAAACTCCAGGCACAATTTCAAAGTAGCCTCTGTATTTTACACAgtggtgatccccatgttgaatcccttgatctacagcctgaggaataaggatgtcaagaaCACAGTGAGCAAGAAAAAGGATATTAAATTCTTTTTTCAATAA